A single genomic interval of Prunus dulcis chromosome 5, ALMONDv2, whole genome shotgun sequence harbors:
- the LOC117627712 gene encoding methionine gamma-lyase, producing the protein MADTKPQGFVFPINNTTSKKRAEHDDMDNDDYVAAKKSMLLSSAAAAAWEDPAAAFASARHEFGEHGGVNMSIEASATFTVMEPETLRKMFSGELGADRDFFIYSRHFNPTVLNLSRQMAALEGTEAAYCTSSGMSAISSVLLQLVSSGDHIVASRTLYGGTHALLTHFFPRACNITTTFVDIHDMDMVRNAIEVGKTKVLYFEGMSNPTLEVANIPELSRIGHEKGVTVVVDNTFSPMVLSPVKLGADVVVHSISKFISGGADIIAGVVCGPASLVNSMMDLHQGSLMLLGPTMNAKVAFELAERIPHLGLRMKEHCNRAMVYATRMKKMGLKVIYPGLEDHPQHELLKSTANKDYGFGGLLCLDMGTEEKANRLMNLLQNCTQFGFMAVSLGYYETLMSCSGSSTSSEMNAEEKALAGISPGLVRMSIGYIGTLEQRWSQFEKAISRMQDSGLLNKK; encoded by the exons ATGGCTGACACCAAACCCCAGGGCTTTGTTTTCCCCATCAACAACACCACCTCCAAGAAGAGAGCAGAGCACGATGACATGGACAACGACGACTACGTGGCAGCCAAAAAGTCCATGTTGTTGTCCTCAGCTGCGGCCGCGGCCTGGGAAGACCCGGCAGCCGCATTTGCCAGCGCTCGCCATGAGTTTGGCGAGCACGGCGGTGTCAACATGTCCATCGAGGCATCCGCCACTTTCACCGTGATGGAGCCAGAGACCCTCCGCAAAATGTTCTCCGGCGAGCTCGGGGCCGACCGGGACTTCTTCATCTACAGCCGTCACTTCAATCCGACGGTGCTCAACCTCAGCCGTCAGATGGCCGCCCTGGAAGGGACCGAGGCCGCCTACTGCACGTCCTCCGGGATGTCCGCCATATCCTCCGTCCTGCTCCAGCTCGTCAGCAGCGGGGACCACATCGTTGCCTCCAGGACCCTCTACGGTGGGACCCACGCCCTCCTGACCCACTTCTTCCCCAGGGCCTGCAATATAACGACGACGTTTGTGGACATACACGACATGGACATGGTGAGGAATGCGATCGAGGTTGGGAAGACCAAGGTTCTGTATTTTGAGGGCATGTCTAACCCGACTCTGGAGGTGGCCAACATACCGGAGCTGAGCCGAATTGGGCACGAGAAGGGTGTCACGGTTGTCGTCGACAACACTTTCTCTCCCATGGTTCTCTCTCCGGTGAAGCTTGGAGCTGACGTGGTTGTGCACAGCATTTCCAAGTTTATTAGCGGCGGTGCTGATATCATCGCAG GTGTGGTGTGTGGGCCAGCAAGCCTGGTGAACTCCATGATGGATCTGCACCAAGGGTCCCTGATGCTACTTGGGCCCACAATGAATGCCAAGGTGGCATTTGAGCTGGCTGAGAGAATCCCCCATCTGGGCCTGAGGATGAAAGAGCACTGCAACAGGGCCATGGTATATGCAACAAGGATGAAGAAGATGGGCCTGAAAGTAATTTACCCAGGGCTTGAAGACCACCCACAGCATGAACTGCTCAAGTCCACGGCAAACAAAGACTATGGGTTTGGTGGGCTCCTGTGCCTGGACATGGGTACAGAGGAGAAGGCCAACAGGCTCATGAACCTGCTGCAAAACTGCACACAGTTTGGGTTCATGGCTGTGAGCCTGGGCTATTATGAAACCCTAATGTCCTGCTCTGGAAGCAGCACCAGCAGTGAGATGAATGCTGAGGAGAAGGCTCTCGCTGGGATCTCTCCCGGGTTGGTGAGGATGTCAATTGGGTACATTGGGACATTGGAGCAGAGGTGGAGCCAGTTTGAGAAGGCAATCTCTAGAATGCAGGATTCTGGGTTGTTGAATAAgaagtga
- the LOC117628131 gene encoding uncharacterized protein LOC117628131: MASNKQLEDKRAGAEIVYGPEDCYRHSIDLLEELGFPKGVLPLQDLVECGRVRETGFVWMKQKRPYEHFFVGSNTRVSYATEVTGYVEKLKMKKMTGIKSKQVFLWVPISEMSIDDPASKKIVFKTPMGIGKSFPITAFMTEEEKQKHLEKVNE, from the coding sequence atggCTAGTAACAAGCAGCTGGAAGACAAGCGTGCAGGTGCAGAGATTGTTTACGGCCCCGAAGATTGCTACCGCCACTCCATAGACCTCCTGGAAGAGCTAGGGTTTCCCAAAGGTGTCCTTCCCCTGCAGGACCTTGTGGAGTGTGGGAGGGTGAGAGAAACTGGGTTTGTGTGGATGAAGCAAAAGCGGCCATATGAGCACTTCTTTGTTGGGTCCAATACACGTGTCAGCTATGCCACTGAGGTTACTGGTTATGTGGAgaagttgaagatgaagaagatgactgGGATTAAGAGCAAGCAGGTTTTTCTTTGGGTCCCAATTTCTGAGATGAGCATTGACGACCCAGCAAGCAAGAAGATTGTCTTCAAGACCCCAATGGGGATTGGAAAGTCTTTTCCAATCACAGCTTTCATGACTGAAGAGGAGAAGCAGAAGCATTTGGAGAAGGTGAATGAATAA
- the LOC117628132 gene encoding uncharacterized protein LOC117628132 has protein sequence MALTNFILTVAGVSAVVLLLRSDVKQSATIFRRNVKHIRKWLEEESANAPKITKELESKVSPKEIPKEDKH, from the exons ATGGCTTTGACAAACTTCATACTGACTGTTGCTGGTGTAAGTGCGGTGGTTCTTCTGCTGAGGAGTGATGTGAAGCAATCAGCTACCATCTTCAGGCGCAATGTCAAACATATCCGTAAGTGGCTTGAAGAAGAATCTGCTAATGCCCCCAA AATCACCAAGGAACTGGAATCAAAAGTTTCACCAAAGGAGATCCCCAAGGAGGACAAGCACTAG
- the LOC117629373 gene encoding embryogenesis-associated protein EMB8 — protein MARASLGYSPPPLSYFRHVSHLHNYTRLAATSAFNVSSAAYPMAHPSLETLGGARDIFLPALSSLTRPYNPFPVIGSNRHVETIFASFYRSTPDVRLRRECLRTTDDGAVSLDWVSSDDRLLPPDSPLLILLPGLTGGSDDSYVRHMLVRARSKGWRVVVFNSRGCGGSPVTTPQFYSASFLGDMREVVAHVGNRYPKANLYAVGWSLGANILVRYLGQESDACRLSGAVSLCNPFNLVIADEDFRKGFNIVYDKALASALSKIFKKHALLFEDMGADFNIPLAANAKSVREFDDGLTRVSFGFKSVDDYYSNSSSSSSIKDVCIPLLCIQAGNDPIAPNRGIPREDIKDNPNCMLIVTPKGGHLGWVAGPEAPFGAPWTDPVVMDFLQHLERGKSGALSSINSESEQRRSEGLHQLEV, from the exons ATGGCCAGAGCATCCTTGGGCTATTCTCCTCCACCTCTCTCCTATTTCCGCCACGTGTCTCACCTCCACAACTACACTCGCCTTGCCGCCACATCCGCATTCAACGTCAGCTCAGCCGCCTACCCGATGGCCCACCCGTCCCTCGAAACCCTCGGCGGCGCGCGCGACATCTTCCTTCCCGCCCTCAGCTCACTGACCCGACCCTACAACCCGTTTCCCGTAATCGGGTCGAACCGCCACGTGGAGACCATATTCGCCTCGTTCTATAGGTCGACTCCCGACGTCAGGCTCCGCCGTGAGTGCCTCCGAACGACAGACGACGGCGCCGTTTCGCTCGATTGGGTCTCCAGTGACGACCGCCTCTTGCCTCCCGACTCCCCACTCCTCATTCTCCTG CCAGGTTTAACTGGAGGGAGTGATGACTCGTATGTGAGGCACATGTTGGTTCGAGCCAGAAGTAAAGGGTGGCGGGTTGTGGTGTTCAATAGCCGTGGTTGTGGTGGTAGCCCTGTAACAACTCCTCAG TTCTATTCGGCTTCATTTTTAGGAGACATGCGTGAAGTAGTGGCCCATGTTGGTAATCGGTATCCAAAAGCTAATCTGTATGCTGTTGGTTGGTCTCTTGGTGCTAACATTCTCGTTCGGTATTTGGGTCAG GAATCTGATGCATGTCGTCTTTCTGGTGCTGTGTCGTTGTGTAATCctttcaatttggtcattgCAGATGAGGACTTCCGTAAGGGCTTTAATATTGTTTATGACAAAGCTCTTGCAAGTGCTctctccaaaattttcaagaa GCATGCTCTACTCTTTGAAGACATGGGTGCTGATTTTAACATTCCATTGGCTGCCAATGCTAAGTCTGTCAGGGAGTTTGATGATGGACTAACTCGTG TTTCATTTGGTTTCAAGTCTGTAGATGACTACTACTCTAATTCCAGTAGTTCCAGTTCCATAAAGGATGTCTGCATACCATTGCTTTGCATTCAG GCGGGAAATGATCCAATTGCTCCGAATAGGGGAATTCCTCGTGAAGATATCAAG GACAATCCAAACTGTATGTTGATAGTGACACCCAAAGGTGGCCATCTAGGGTGGGTTGCAGGTCCTGAAGCTCCATTCGGAGCTCCTTGGACTGATCCAGTTGTCATGGATTTCCTTCAGCATCTGGAGAGAGGAAAATCTGGAGCCCTTTCCTCTATTAACTCGGAAAGTGAGCAACGACGTTCGGAGGGTTTGCACCAATTGGAAGTATAG